The following proteins come from a genomic window of Brevibacillus antibioticus:
- the clpP gene encoding ATP-dependent Clp endopeptidase proteolytic subunit ClpP — translation MHMNLIPTVIEQTNRGERAYDIYSRLLKDRIIFLGTPINDTVANIVVAQLLFLQAEDPEKDIHLYINSPGGSITAGMAIYDTMHFIKPDVSTICIGMAASMGAFLLAAGAKGKRFALPNSEVMIHQPLGGAQGQASDIEIAAKRILKMRDHLNTILAERTGQPLERIQKDTDRDNFLSAAEAVEYGLIDKVITSEASSKK, via the coding sequence ATGCATATGAATTTAATTCCAACCGTCATTGAACAGACGAACCGCGGGGAACGTGCTTACGACATTTATTCCCGCCTGCTCAAAGACCGCATCATCTTTCTGGGAACCCCAATCAACGACACCGTAGCCAATATCGTTGTGGCACAGTTGTTGTTCCTTCAGGCGGAAGATCCGGAGAAAGACATTCACTTGTACATAAACAGCCCAGGCGGTTCTATTACTGCTGGTATGGCAATTTACGATACTATGCACTTCATCAAGCCAGATGTATCCACCATTTGTATCGGAATGGCTGCTTCGATGGGAGCATTCCTGCTCGCTGCTGGGGCAAAAGGCAAACGCTTTGCTCTGCCAAACAGTGAAGTCATGATCCACCAACCATTGGGTGGTGCCCAAGGACAAGCGAGCGACATTGAGATCGCCGCAAAACGTATTTTGAAGATGCGTGATCATCTGAACACTATCCTCGCTGAACGCACTGGACAGCCTTTGGAGCGCATCCAAAAGGATACTGATCGCGACAACTTCCTCTCTGCCGCTGAAGCAGTAGAGTACGGATTGATTGACAAAGTCATCACTTCCGAAGCGTCTTCGAAAAAATAA
- a CDS encoding PAS domain-containing sensor histidine kinase — protein MNKLNTPFLWKKKRAKKEITQVLFPDQILKAFFHFTTDAISISDLDNNIVLVNHAFEQYYGWSMEEIYASPLCFIPDEYRGETKQLFDAVRSMGVLLTNYETIRQRKDGTKMDVILSAAPIKDETGKIIGASCITRDISDRKKIEEALRQTEAKYRLLIDHTQDIVTIYDLSMRRIYASPSIEQLGFVPAEVTSPNNLQLTHPEDIPMFQDKFQEIMATKQPVHFETRSMDKNGNEFSFETRGIPILSAVGDVQNIMLVSRNVTERKYSEAALFKSENTNKIISEYTEDLILITDKNGDILYLSPSHSRVIETNEHGRQLTFAEIHPEDRQTVIDHFHHLLATQEPKICEFRFQTKSNKWIVLESKGAPILTKTGDCDGFIIVSRDISERRHNEELLRKAEKLSVIGELAAGIAHEIRNPLTSLKGFIQFLYPSMNDNQQYADIMLSELERINFIVSELLVLAKPHSIQIKPLPLIPLLENVLTLLRSEANLKNIDFRTAFAYHPIIAGEENQLKQVFINIIKNAIEAIDGHGEVLIATTLTDNHQVLITLTDTGCGISEEMIHKLGAPFFTTKENGTGLGLMISSKIMKDHNGSLEIKSREHEGTVVEITLPIV, from the coding sequence ATGAACAAGCTTAATACCCCTTTCTTATGGAAAAAGAAACGAGCAAAAAAGGAAATCACGCAAGTGTTATTTCCAGATCAAATATTAAAAGCATTTTTTCACTTCACGACCGATGCCATCTCGATTAGTGATCTCGATAACAATATCGTCTTGGTGAATCATGCTTTTGAGCAATACTATGGTTGGTCCATGGAGGAGATTTACGCTTCACCGCTCTGTTTTATTCCAGACGAGTACAGGGGCGAGACCAAACAGTTATTTGATGCGGTCAGGAGCATGGGTGTATTACTAACGAATTACGAAACCATCAGGCAGCGCAAAGATGGCACGAAGATGGATGTCATTCTCTCGGCTGCGCCAATCAAAGACGAAACGGGAAAAATTATAGGTGCTTCCTGCATTACCCGTGACATTTCCGACCGCAAAAAAATTGAAGAGGCCTTGCGTCAAACTGAAGCCAAATATCGTCTCCTCATCGATCATACCCAGGATATCGTGACGATTTATGATTTATCCATGCGACGCATCTATGCATCCCCATCAATCGAGCAATTGGGATTTGTTCCAGCCGAGGTTACTTCCCCTAACAATCTGCAGCTCACACATCCAGAGGATATCCCTATGTTCCAGGACAAATTTCAAGAGATCATGGCAACGAAACAACCCGTTCATTTTGAGACGCGCTCTATGGACAAGAATGGAAACGAGTTCTCCTTCGAAACACGCGGTATCCCCATTTTAAGCGCGGTAGGAGACGTCCAAAACATCATGTTAGTCTCGCGAAATGTCACTGAACGCAAATACTCAGAGGCTGCCTTATTTAAAAGCGAGAATACGAATAAAATTATCTCAGAATACACAGAGGATCTTATTCTGATTACGGACAAAAACGGGGATATCCTCTATCTCTCCCCTTCTCATTCACGCGTAATCGAAACGAATGAACATGGCCGTCAGCTCACCTTTGCCGAGATTCATCCTGAAGATCGTCAAACCGTCATTGACCACTTTCATCATTTGCTGGCGACCCAAGAACCAAAGATATGCGAATTCCGTTTCCAAACGAAAAGTAACAAATGGATCGTTCTCGAATCAAAGGGTGCCCCCATCCTGACAAAAACGGGAGATTGTGATGGCTTTATCATCGTATCGCGGGATATTTCAGAACGGCGGCATAACGAGGAACTATTACGGAAGGCTGAGAAACTGTCCGTGATTGGGGAGCTGGCTGCTGGAATCGCCCATGAGATTCGCAATCCGCTCACATCTTTGAAGGGCTTTATCCAATTTCTTTATCCGAGCATGAATGATAACCAACAATACGCCGACATCATGCTCTCTGAATTGGAACGGATCAATTTTATTGTGAGTGAATTGCTAGTCTTGGCAAAGCCACATAGCATTCAAATCAAGCCTCTTCCGCTCATCCCTTTGCTGGAAAACGTCTTGACACTTTTGAGGTCGGAAGCAAATTTGAAAAACATCGATTTTCGTACCGCATTTGCTTACCATCCGATCATTGCTGGAGAAGAAAACCAGCTCAAGCAGGTCTTTATCAACATCATTAAAAATGCCATCGAAGCGATCGACGGACATGGTGAGGTTCTTATTGCCACCACCCTAACAGACAATCATCAGGTGCTCATTACGCTCACGGATACTGGCTGTGGAATCTCCGAAGAAATGATTCACAAGCTGGGTGCCCCCTTTTTCACGACAAAAGAAAACGGAACTGGCCTCGGCCTCATGATCAGTAGCAAAATCATGAAAGACCACAACGGCAGCCTGGAAATTAAAAGCAGAGAGCACGAAGGTACAGTGGTAGAGATAACATTGCCGATTGTATAG
- a CDS encoding gluconeogenesis factor YvcK family protein, translated as MPTKGVGRLQSRPLRVVVIGGGTGLSVLLRGLKHEPVHITAIVTVADDGGSSGRLREEMDMLPPGDIRNVLTALADTEPLMEKVMQYRFSTGTGLAGHNLGNLLLAAMNEITGDFVTAVKTLSGVLAVRGDVLPASTQSIQLKAEMTDGSLVIGESQIPLTGKEIKRVFLDPEDAVPLGEALMAIADADAILIGPGSLYTSILPNLLVRGLFEAITRAQAPKIYICNVMTQPGETDGFSASKHVNVMYEHVDRSFLDTIIVNSAELPTHVLDKYAEKGAAPVRCDLKQLRQLGLHVVAKPLVTFEDGYLRHDAHAVSKQVVSLVKRRRKVLKIEKE; from the coding sequence ATGCCTACTAAGGGAGTCGGGAGGCTACAGTCAAGGCCATTACGGGTAGTCGTTATTGGTGGAGGAACGGGTCTGTCCGTCCTTCTACGCGGTTTGAAGCACGAGCCGGTGCATATCACAGCGATTGTTACGGTAGCAGACGATGGGGGAAGCTCTGGACGTTTGCGAGAAGAAATGGATATGCTTCCACCTGGCGATATTCGAAACGTCTTGACTGCTCTGGCCGATACAGAGCCGTTGATGGAAAAAGTCATGCAATATCGTTTTTCCACAGGCACGGGATTAGCAGGGCATAATTTGGGAAATCTATTACTTGCAGCGATGAACGAAATCACTGGAGATTTTGTCACCGCAGTCAAAACATTAAGCGGGGTTTTGGCAGTGCGTGGAGATGTATTGCCAGCTTCCACGCAATCGATTCAGTTGAAAGCGGAAATGACAGATGGATCTCTCGTAATCGGAGAATCCCAAATACCGTTGACTGGCAAAGAAATCAAGCGGGTGTTCCTTGATCCGGAGGACGCTGTTCCTCTGGGAGAAGCCCTGATGGCGATTGCCGACGCGGATGCCATTTTGATTGGGCCTGGCAGCTTGTACACGAGCATCCTGCCCAATTTATTAGTACGCGGGTTATTTGAAGCGATTACACGCGCACAAGCCCCGAAAATCTACATTTGTAACGTCATGACACAACCGGGGGAGACAGACGGTTTTTCTGCATCCAAGCACGTAAATGTCATGTATGAACATGTAGATAGATCATTTCTGGATACGATCATTGTCAATTCAGCTGAGCTGCCTACCCATGTATTGGACAAATACGCGGAAAAAGGAGCAGCTCCTGTCCGATGTGACTTAAAGCAATTGCGCCAGCTCGGTCTGCATGTGGTGGCGAAGCCGTTAGTCACATTTGAGGACGGATACCTACGTCACGATGCACATGCTGTCAGCAAGCAGGTTGTGTCACTCGTCAAACGAAGACGGAAGGTGCTGAAGATAGAGAAGGAGTAG
- a CDS encoding copper amine oxidase N-terminal domain-containing protein, with protein sequence MLRKFSTMMLTAALLTGSVAATAAFAQTAPAPVQQQKIKVELNGKEFPFPQEIVTENGVAYVNASTLAIALGGSAAWDSMDKSLLVAKDNKYALRMYENKNFAYKNGKETTVENPPRPVTGGVLVPLVFIAEELGAKVEYDASKLTYKLSIAINS encoded by the coding sequence ATGCTTCGCAAGTTCTCAACAATGATGCTGACAGCGGCTCTTCTAACTGGAAGTGTAGCGGCAACGGCTGCGTTTGCTCAAACTGCGCCTGCTCCTGTACAGCAACAAAAAATCAAGGTTGAACTCAACGGCAAGGAGTTCCCATTCCCACAAGAGATCGTTACTGAAAATGGTGTTGCGTATGTGAATGCGAGCACATTGGCGATTGCTCTGGGTGGTAGTGCAGCATGGGATAGCATGGACAAATCTCTGCTAGTTGCCAAAGACAACAAGTACGCACTGCGTATGTACGAAAACAAAAACTTTGCTTATAAAAACGGCAAAGAAACAACTGTAGAAAATCCGCCACGTCCAGTGACTGGAGGAGTACTCGTTCCTCTCGTATTCATCGCCGAAGAATTGGGTGCAAAAGTGGAGTACGATGCAAGCAAGCTCACTTACAAGCTGAGCATTGCAATTAATTCCTAA
- the whiA gene encoding DNA-binding protein WhiA, which yields MSFAAHTKKELTMMEGADCCSKAELSALIRMNGSLQFGAGRLVLDVTTENAAIARRIYTLIKRLFQIHAELLVRKKMRLKKNNVYIVRIPNKANEILQDLGIMDQSLSFIPGIAPEIVKKSCCRAAYLRGAFLAGGSVNHPEASSYHLEIFTSYQDFCEALTKIANRYKLNAKCIERKKGYVLYIKEGEKITEFLSLIGAHQALLYFEDVRIVKDMRNSVNRLHNCEIANINKTVNAATRQMENIQLIDQEMGLENLPKRLREVAELRVAHPDINLKELGEMVPSGVVSKSGINHRLRKINEIADKIREKQNISM from the coding sequence ATGTCATTCGCCGCGCATACCAAAAAAGAGCTTACCATGATGGAGGGTGCCGATTGCTGCAGCAAGGCAGAGCTCTCAGCCTTGATTCGGATGAATGGAAGTCTGCAGTTTGGAGCCGGACGACTGGTGCTGGATGTGACGACAGAGAACGCGGCGATTGCCCGACGCATTTACACGTTAATCAAGAGGTTGTTTCAGATACACGCTGAATTGCTGGTTCGCAAAAAAATGCGTTTGAAAAAGAACAACGTCTATATTGTGCGTATTCCGAATAAGGCCAATGAGATCTTGCAAGACTTGGGGATAATGGATCAAAGCCTGTCGTTTATCCCAGGAATCGCTCCTGAAATCGTGAAAAAGTCCTGTTGCCGCGCTGCTTATTTGCGGGGGGCTTTTTTGGCGGGGGGATCTGTGAATCATCCAGAGGCATCCAGCTATCATCTGGAGATTTTCACTTCCTATCAGGATTTTTGCGAAGCATTGACCAAGATCGCCAATCGGTATAAACTAAATGCCAAGTGCATCGAGCGGAAAAAAGGGTATGTTCTCTATATTAAAGAAGGCGAAAAGATTACAGAGTTTTTGAGCTTGATAGGGGCTCATCAGGCGCTTCTGTATTTCGAGGACGTCCGAATTGTAAAGGACATGCGGAATTCCGTAAACCGTTTACACAATTGTGAAATCGCCAACATAAACAAAACGGTGAATGCAGCCACCAGACAAATGGAAAATATCCAGCTCATCGATCAAGAGATGGGATTGGAGAATTTGCCCAAACGTCTGCGTGAGGTCGCGGAGCTTCGAGTGGCTCATCCTGACATCAATTTGAAAGAATTGGGCGAGATGGTGCCGAGCGGAGTAGTGAGCAAATCGGGTATTAACCACCGCTTGCGAAAAATTAACGAAATCGCTGACAAAATACGAGAAAAACAAAATATTTCGATGTAG
- a CDS encoding branched-chain amino acid ABC transporter substrate-binding protein — MKKQKSLSILVATFALSTLLAGCGGGAGTGGQSATPQPSNNSGGSTGGASGATEKLVVAVVGPMSGQYSDYGSTAKAGAEYALKEKVEAFKALGYDVQLSAQDDQADPKQGVAVAQMLISNPDVVGVVGHATTGASITAAAQYEQEKLVMVSPSATGSDLTEQGKKIVHRICARDDQQGSKAAIFAKNQLNVKTAFVMHDKAAYGQGLAEEVKKQFEKDGVQVLGYEGVTAGEKDYSAIITQILAKNPEMIYFGGYYSDAGIIVKQAREKGFKGVFMGGDGYDSADLVKIAGAENANNVVFTSTVGDIGATEDGKKWITDFESATGNKVGIFTSFGYDSMGVMLNGLEEAIKANGGKKPTREQVLEAVHKTKDYKGKFVNVTFNEKGDNDFASVYVYKYEDGKKVFMGEAK, encoded by the coding sequence ATGAAAAAACAGAAATCATTGTCGATATTGGTTGCAACATTTGCTCTGAGCACATTGCTCGCGGGCTGCGGTGGAGGTGCGGGAACTGGTGGACAAAGCGCGACACCACAGCCGAGCAACAATAGCGGAGGAAGCACAGGCGGTGCAAGTGGCGCTACTGAGAAGCTCGTTGTTGCTGTAGTTGGTCCGATGTCGGGTCAGTACTCCGATTACGGAAGCACAGCAAAAGCTGGTGCTGAATATGCACTGAAAGAAAAGGTAGAGGCATTCAAAGCACTTGGCTATGACGTTCAATTGTCCGCTCAAGACGACCAAGCTGACCCGAAACAAGGGGTAGCAGTCGCGCAAATGTTGATTTCGAATCCTGATGTAGTTGGAGTAGTAGGCCATGCTACAACAGGTGCATCGATTACGGCAGCAGCGCAATACGAGCAAGAGAAGCTCGTGATGGTGTCTCCTTCCGCAACGGGATCAGATTTGACTGAGCAAGGCAAGAAGATCGTACACCGCATTTGTGCGCGCGACGATCAACAAGGCTCCAAGGCTGCTATCTTTGCCAAAAATCAGTTGAATGTAAAAACGGCATTCGTTATGCATGACAAAGCTGCTTATGGACAAGGACTTGCGGAAGAAGTGAAAAAGCAATTTGAAAAAGACGGTGTACAAGTTCTCGGCTATGAAGGGGTAACAGCAGGCGAGAAAGATTATAGTGCGATCATCACCCAAATCCTTGCGAAAAATCCAGAGATGATCTACTTCGGTGGATACTATTCGGATGCAGGGATCATCGTGAAGCAAGCACGTGAAAAAGGCTTCAAAGGTGTCTTCATGGGTGGCGATGGCTACGACTCCGCTGACCTGGTGAAAATTGCTGGTGCGGAAAATGCCAATAACGTAGTCTTTACTTCTACTGTTGGCGATATTGGTGCTACCGAAGACGGCAAGAAATGGATCACAGACTTCGAGAGTGCGACTGGCAACAAAGTAGGGATCTTCACTTCGTTTGGCTATGACTCCATGGGTGTTATGCTGAACGGTCTGGAAGAAGCGATTAAAGCAAACGGCGGCAAAAAGCCAACTCGTGAACAAGTGCTGGAAGCTGTTCACAAAACCAAAGATTATAAAGGCAAATTCGTTAACGTAACATTCAATGAAAAAGGCGACAACGACTTTGCTTCCGTATACGTGTATAAGTACGAGGACGGAAAGAAAGTATTTATGGGTGAAGCGAAGTAA
- a CDS encoding H-type small acid-soluble spore protein, which translates to MNVTRAQAIMKSDDHIKVEYEGQAVWIDAVDEKTSTARVHEEKNPGHSRTVYVSQLMEVSQ; encoded by the coding sequence ATGAATGTAACGAGAGCACAAGCCATCATGAAATCCGACGACCATATCAAGGTAGAGTACGAAGGACAAGCCGTTTGGATCGATGCTGTTGACGAAAAAACGTCAACGGCACGTGTGCATGAAGAAAAAAATCCTGGGCATAGCCGAACGGTCTATGTCAGTCAGCTAATGGAAGTATCACAATGA
- a CDS encoding DUF4023 domain-containing protein, whose protein sequence is MDFTKMSTSEFVAKIRESQAKNLRSRQHQGYGHPEQRLPSKQRV, encoded by the coding sequence ATGGATTTTACCAAAATGAGCACGAGTGAGTTCGTGGCCAAAATTCGCGAATCCCAAGCGAAAAACCTGCGAAGCAGACAGCATCAGGGCTACGGTCATCCAGAGCAGCGTCTGCCCAGCAAGCAACGAGTATAA
- a CDS encoding FecCD family ABC transporter permease, with product MNVILSSRLQKTTVLIAGFVVLAVVMVASILFGINQYSLTTAVEAYTQFSGSEEHLIITTSRMPRTLTAVAVGSSLAVAGVLLQALTRNPLASPSLIGVNAGAAAAIVTTIVVFGSQFPVSQMMWAGFIGAGVTALLVYGLASAGRGGMTPIKLTLSGAAVAAFASSVTSLFMLLQEKTMTEAFYWLVGSVEGRQLDHFFMIIPYLLVGWLGAMLLTGSLNLMVLGDDVATGLGQKIILVKATAILLVVLLAGGSVALAGPIAFVGIIIPHLCRFLVGLDHRWLIPYSIVFGGAFLVCADLLSRLVLMPMRLEVPVGVATAMIGVAFIIPLVRRRAYA from the coding sequence GTGAATGTGATTTTGTCCAGCCGACTGCAAAAGACTACTGTACTCATAGCAGGATTCGTTGTCCTGGCAGTCGTGATGGTAGCTAGTATCCTTTTCGGAATCAATCAGTATTCGCTCACTACTGCAGTAGAGGCATACACCCAATTTTCCGGTTCAGAGGAACATTTGATTATTACGACTTCCCGAATGCCTCGTACACTGACAGCGGTAGCGGTGGGGAGCAGCCTCGCTGTAGCAGGTGTTTTGTTGCAGGCGTTGACTCGCAACCCTTTGGCTTCACCATCTCTTATCGGTGTGAACGCTGGAGCTGCAGCAGCTATTGTGACGACGATTGTTGTTTTTGGCTCGCAATTCCCAGTGTCGCAAATGATGTGGGCAGGCTTTATCGGAGCGGGTGTAACTGCTCTGCTTGTATACGGGTTGGCTTCCGCTGGGCGGGGAGGCATGACTCCGATTAAACTGACACTTTCGGGTGCAGCGGTTGCCGCTTTTGCTTCGTCTGTGACTTCGCTGTTTATGCTGCTGCAAGAAAAGACGATGACAGAGGCTTTTTACTGGTTAGTGGGTTCTGTGGAGGGAAGACAGCTCGATCATTTTTTTATGATTATTCCTTATTTGCTAGTAGGCTGGTTAGGCGCAATGCTACTGACCGGCTCGTTAAACTTGATGGTACTCGGTGATGATGTAGCGACTGGCCTGGGCCAAAAAATTATCTTGGTAAAAGCTACAGCGATATTGCTCGTGGTGCTCTTGGCAGGTGGGAGTGTCGCGCTCGCCGGACCAATTGCATTCGTGGGCATCATCATCCCGCATCTATGTCGTTTTTTAGTCGGGCTTGATCACAGATGGCTGATTCCCTATTCGATTGTCTTCGGCGGAGCTTTTCTGGTTTGCGCTGATTTGCTTTCTCGCCTTGTATTGATGCCGATGCGTTTGGAAGTACCAGTTGGCGTAGCAACCGCCATGATCGGAGTGGCCTTTATCATTCCGCTGGTCAGGAGGAGGGCGTATGCATAG
- a CDS encoding HPr family phosphocarrier protein has translation MVQQQVVVQLKTGLQARPAAFFVQEANRFASEVFVEKGNKKVNAKSIMGIMSLAISSGTEITILAEGPDASQAVTSLTNLVSKEE, from the coding sequence ATGGTTCAACAGCAGGTCGTGGTTCAGTTAAAGACCGGTTTGCAAGCTCGTCCAGCAGCCTTTTTCGTACAGGAAGCTAACCGTTTTGCATCGGAAGTATTCGTAGAAAAAGGCAACAAGAAGGTCAATGCGAAAAGCATCATGGGTATCATGAGCCTCGCAATCAGCTCTGGAACGGAAATTACCATTTTGGCAGAAGGGCCGGATGCCTCCCAGGCAGTCACCAGCCTTACGAATCTGGTAAGCAAGGAAGAATAG
- a CDS encoding ABC transporter substrate-binding protein, translating to MRKTSLRLMLGAMLSAVMLVTGCGGQATPSSDSSSSTPAASTTTPAPAGSEEREVKHFMGSTKIKGTPQRVVALTSESTEAVLALGITPVGAVMSGLGKPGDPWHPHIKEKMKDAVELGDENQPNVELIASLKPDLILGTKGRQGQEKVYAQLSAIAPTVYSEDLVGRWKINFALYSEALNKKAEGDKLMADFDKKIEDAKGKLGDKTKMQVSVVRFVAGRTRLYLKDTFSGVVLSQLGIARPASQDIDEFKKDIPKELMAEMDGDVMFYWIGDYSGDGSANKYTEEWMKDPLYQKLNVAKNNKAFQVDEVIWNVGGGILSAELLVDDIVERFSKL from the coding sequence ATGCGCAAAACTTCCCTGCGTTTGATGCTCGGGGCTATGCTTTCCGCTGTGATGCTCGTAACAGGTTGCGGGGGACAGGCAACGCCTTCATCCGACTCATCTTCTTCTACACCAGCTGCGTCAACAACTACACCTGCACCGGCAGGGTCTGAAGAGAGAGAAGTAAAACACTTTATGGGGTCGACAAAAATAAAAGGGACTCCTCAACGTGTCGTGGCTCTCACCAGTGAAAGCACAGAGGCTGTTCTCGCATTAGGGATTACGCCAGTTGGTGCTGTCATGAGTGGTCTCGGAAAACCTGGTGACCCATGGCATCCACATATTAAAGAAAAAATGAAGGATGCAGTTGAATTGGGTGATGAGAACCAACCAAACGTTGAGCTGATCGCCAGCCTGAAGCCAGACCTGATTCTGGGAACAAAAGGACGCCAAGGGCAAGAAAAAGTATATGCTCAGCTTTCCGCGATTGCTCCAACCGTCTACTCCGAGGATCTCGTAGGTAGATGGAAAATCAACTTTGCACTTTACTCCGAAGCACTGAATAAAAAGGCTGAAGGCGACAAGCTGATGGCTGATTTCGATAAGAAGATTGAAGATGCAAAAGGAAAACTGGGTGACAAGACGAAGATGCAAGTCTCTGTCGTTCGTTTCGTAGCTGGCAGAACTCGTCTTTACTTGAAAGACACCTTCTCTGGCGTTGTTTTGAGCCAGCTCGGCATTGCTCGACCAGCTTCCCAAGACATCGATGAGTTCAAAAAAGACATTCCAAAAGAGCTCATGGCTGAAATGGATGGCGACGTCATGTTCTACTGGATCGGCGATTATTCCGGTGATGGATCTGCCAATAAGTACACCGAGGAATGGATGAAAGATCCGCTCTATCAAAAACTGAATGTCGCGAAAAACAACAAGGCATTCCAAGTTGACGAAGTGATCTGGAACGTAGGCGGCGGTATCCTTTCTGCTGAACTGCTTGTTGATGACATCGTAGAACGCTTCTCCAAACTGTAG
- a CDS encoding FecCD family ABC transporter permease: MHRHVVIRTKKPALSFHVDKRALGINFLLFLLLSAVIVLSIGLGSLHIPVWEVIKAFVGAGSEQNELIVLDWRLPRVVVSVMVGASLAVSGAILQSLVRNPLASPDLIGTTAGATAAAVAFITFAKDVSVQWMPLVALIGGLLTATLTYLTAWKGGVSPFRLALVGVCISAGMGALTIFFLIITQTHKASNALGWMTGTVYGTSWVNVMTLLPWTVLFLVATIFQIRYLNAQELGDDIAKGIGVAIDKKRLLLIAISVALAGAAVGVAGGISFIGLMAPHIARRLVGSAYGYLLPASAVLGGMLVVLADLIGRTVFLPHDLPAGIFTAAIGAPFFVYLLYKTRNHQ, translated from the coding sequence ATGCATAGACATGTAGTCATTCGGACCAAAAAGCCAGCGCTCTCGTTTCATGTAGATAAGCGGGCGTTAGGGATTAATTTCCTACTATTTTTGCTGTTATCTGCTGTGATTGTTTTGAGTATTGGCTTGGGAAGCTTGCATATTCCTGTGTGGGAAGTCATCAAAGCTTTTGTGGGAGCGGGCAGTGAACAGAATGAATTGATCGTGCTCGATTGGCGATTGCCTCGCGTTGTCGTTTCAGTCATGGTGGGAGCTTCCCTGGCGGTATCAGGCGCCATCTTGCAGTCCTTGGTCCGAAATCCGTTAGCTTCGCCTGATTTGATTGGGACGACAGCGGGAGCGACAGCAGCAGCGGTAGCATTTATCACATTCGCAAAAGATGTAAGTGTGCAATGGATGCCATTGGTGGCCTTGATCGGTGGATTGTTAACCGCTACGCTTACGTACCTCACTGCGTGGAAGGGGGGAGTCTCCCCTTTTCGCCTCGCGCTTGTCGGTGTATGTATTTCAGCAGGCATGGGGGCATTAACGATCTTTTTCCTGATCATCACCCAAACTCACAAAGCATCAAACGCTCTCGGTTGGATGACGGGAACCGTGTACGGTACGTCTTGGGTAAATGTCATGACGTTGCTTCCGTGGACCGTTTTGTTTCTCGTGGCTACGATTTTCCAAATCCGTTATTTGAATGCCCAGGAGCTCGGTGATGATATCGCCAAAGGCATTGGTGTAGCGATTGATAAGAAGCGATTGCTCTTGATTGCGATCAGTGTGGCATTGGCAGGGGCTGCGGTCGGAGTGGCGGGAGGAATCAGTTTTATCGGTTTGATGGCTCCACATATTGCTCGTAGGTTAGTAGGTTCTGCGTACGGTTACTTGCTGCCGGCTTCCGCTGTTTTGGGCGGGATGCTTGTCGTCTTGGCTGATTTGATTGGGAGAACGGTGTTTTTACCGCATGATTTGCCAGCAGGGATTTTTACCGCAGCGATTGGAGCGCCGTTTTTTGTTTATCTTTTGTATAAAACGAGGAATCATCAGTAG